In Nitratireductor basaltis, the following are encoded in one genomic region:
- a CDS encoding acetyl-CoA C-acetyltransferase has protein sequence MADAYVYDAVRTPRGRGKKDGSLHEVPAVRLGAKVLEALRDRNGLDTKKVDDIIFGCVDPVGEAGSVIPRSSAFEAGYDNAAPGMQISRFCASGLDAINFGAAKIAGGSDEIVIAGGVESMSRVGMGMSGGAWFMDPSVGIPAYFMPQGVSADLIATKYGFSRDDVDAYAVESQKRAANSWEKGYFKNSVIPIKDQNGLTILDRDEHMRPGTDMQSLASLNASFVMPGEMGGFDAVAVQRYPELEGVNHVHHAGNSSGIVDGAAAVLLGSKKAGKTLDLKPRAKIRAFTNIGSEPAMMLTGPVDVTEKLLKKAKMKLSDIDLFELNEAFASVVLRYMQAFDIDHDKINVNGGAIAMGHPLGATGAMIFGTVLDELERRNLNTALVTLCIGAGMGTATIIERV, from the coding sequence ATGGCTGACGCATATGTCTATGATGCCGTTCGCACACCACGCGGACGCGGCAAGAAGGATGGCTCGCTGCACGAAGTGCCGGCGGTGCGCCTTGGCGCGAAGGTTCTGGAAGCCCTGCGCGATCGCAACGGGCTGGACACCAAAAAGGTCGACGACATCATCTTCGGCTGTGTCGATCCTGTGGGCGAGGCCGGTTCGGTCATCCCGCGCTCCTCGGCTTTCGAGGCAGGTTACGACAATGCAGCACCCGGGATGCAGATCTCCCGTTTCTGTGCCTCCGGTCTCGACGCCATCAATTTCGGCGCGGCGAAGATTGCCGGCGGCTCCGACGAAATCGTGATTGCCGGTGGCGTTGAAAGCATGTCGCGCGTCGGCATGGGTATGTCCGGCGGCGCCTGGTTCATGGACCCCTCCGTCGGCATTCCGGCTTATTTCATGCCGCAGGGCGTTTCCGCCGACCTGATCGCCACCAAATATGGCTTCTCCCGCGACGATGTGGACGCCTATGCGGTCGAAAGCCAGAAGCGTGCGGCCAATTCCTGGGAAAAGGGCTACTTCAAGAATTCTGTGATTCCGATCAAGGACCAGAACGGCCTGACCATTCTGGACCGTGACGAGCATATGCGCCCCGGCACCGACATGCAGTCGCTGGCATCGCTCAACGCGTCATTCGTCATGCCCGGCGAAATGGGCGGGTTCGATGCGGTTGCCGTGCAGCGATACCCGGAGCTTGAAGGCGTGAACCATGTTCACCATGCAGGCAATTCTTCCGGCATCGTCGATGGTGCGGCAGCGGTTCTGCTTGGCTCCAAGAAGGCCGGCAAGACGCTCGACCTGAAGCCACGTGCGAAGATCCGCGCCTTCACCAATATCGGCTCCGAGCCTGCCATGATGTTGACCGGTCCGGTGGACGTGACCGAGAAGCTTCTGAAAAAGGCGAAGATGAAGCTGTCGGACATCGACCTGTTCGAGCTGAACGAGGCTTTTGCCTCGGTCGTTCTGCGTTACATGCAGGCCTTCGACATCGACCACGACAAGATCAACGTCAATGGCGGCGCAATTGCCATGGGTCACCCGCTTGGTGCGACCGGCGCAATGATCTTCGGCACGGTTCTCGACGAACTGGAACGCCGCAACCTGAACACCGCACTCGTCACGCTGTGCATCGGCGCGGGCATGGGCACCGCGACGATCATCGAGCGCGTGTAA
- a CDS encoding acyl-CoA dehydrogenase C-terminal domain-containing protein — MPIYQAPVRDTLFVIRDVLNYQRYDNLAGFADASPDILEAILGEGAKLAENVLHPLNRVGDEEGCKRHDDGSVTVPKGFHEAYKQYCGGGWMGLSSPEEFGGQNLPYLLHSAVGEYFSSANMALMMYPGLTQGAIAAILTHGTDEQKQKWLPRMIEGTWTGTMNLTEPHCGTDLGLLRSKAVPTGNGSYKISGQKIFISAGEHDMSENIVHLVLARIEGAPEGVKGISLFIVPKYKVDDAGTVGEANGVSCGSLEEKMGIHGNSTCVMNYDEAEGFLIGAENGGLKAMFTMMNEARLGVGLQGLSIGEAAYQNAVAYARERLQGRSLTGAKEPEKKADPIIVHPDIRRKLMTMRAINESGRALLLWTALQSDIAHRSDDENARQIADDLLALMTPVVKGVLTDKGFDIAVMAQQVFGGHGYIEEHGMSQFVRDARIAMIYEGANGIQALDLVGRKLALNGGRAVQAFFKKVGDFCEENRSDENMAPYTKGLKKGLNDLQAATMWLMQNAMQKPDNAGAASYDYMHLFGLVALGYMWGRMVKTAQAQLAAGEGDKDMLEQKLVVGRFYMERIMPESAAHLARISSGSDTMMGLAAEAF; from the coding sequence ATGCCCATCTATCAGGCGCCCGTGCGTGATACGCTTTTCGTCATTCGCGATGTCTTGAACTATCAGCGCTACGACAATCTGGCCGGTTTCGCCGACGCCTCTCCGGATATCCTCGAGGCCATTCTGGGCGAGGGTGCCAAGCTGGCAGAAAACGTGCTGCATCCGCTCAACCGCGTGGGCGATGAAGAGGGTTGCAAGCGTCACGACGATGGCAGCGTCACCGTGCCCAAGGGTTTCCACGAAGCCTACAAGCAATATTGCGGAGGCGGCTGGATGGGCCTTTCTTCCCCGGAAGAGTTCGGCGGTCAGAACTTGCCCTATCTCCTGCATTCCGCAGTCGGTGAATATTTCTCCTCCGCCAATATGGCTCTGATGATGTATCCGGGCCTCACCCAGGGCGCGATCGCCGCGATCCTGACCCACGGCACCGACGAGCAGAAGCAGAAATGGCTGCCCAGGATGATCGAGGGCACCTGGACCGGCACCATGAACCTGACCGAGCCCCATTGCGGCACGGATCTGGGCCTGCTGCGCTCCAAGGCCGTGCCGACAGGCAACGGCTCCTACAAGATTTCCGGCCAGAAGATCTTCATCTCCGCCGGCGAACACGACATGTCGGAGAATATCGTCCATCTGGTGCTGGCACGCATCGAAGGCGCACCGGAAGGGGTGAAGGGGATCTCCCTCTTCATCGTGCCGAAATACAAGGTCGACGACGCTGGCACGGTCGGCGAGGCTAACGGTGTGTCCTGCGGCTCGCTCGAAGAGAAGATGGGCATCCACGGCAATTCCACCTGCGTCATGAATTACGACGAGGCGGAAGGCTTCCTGATCGGTGCCGAGAATGGCGGCCTGAAGGCCATGTTCACCATGATGAACGAGGCGCGTTTGGGCGTTGGTCTGCAGGGCCTCTCCATCGGCGAGGCGGCTTACCAGAACGCGGTCGCCTACGCCCGCGAGCGCCTTCAGGGTCGTTCGCTCACCGGCGCCAAAGAGCCGGAAAAGAAGGCCGATCCGATCATCGTGCATCCGGATATTCGCCGCAAGCTGATGACCATGCGCGCGATCAACGAATCCGGCCGCGCTCTGCTTCTGTGGACGGCACTCCAGTCCGATATCGCCCATCGCTCGGACGACGAGAATGCGCGCCAGATCGCGGATGATCTGCTGGCGCTGATGACGCCGGTGGTAAAGGGCGTTCTCACCGACAAGGGCTTTGACATCGCCGTCATGGCGCAGCAGGTCTTTGGCGGCCACGGCTATATCGAAGAGCATGGCATGAGCCAGTTCGTGCGCGATGCCCGCATTGCCATGATCTACGAGGGTGCCAACGGTATCCAGGCACTCGACCTCGTCGGGCGCAAGCTGGCACTCAATGGTGGCCGCGCAGTGCAGGCCTTCTTCAAAAAAGTCGGTGATTTCTGCGAGGAGAACCGCTCGGACGAGAATATGGCACCCTACACCAAGGGGCTGAAGAAGGGGCTGAACGATCTGCAGGCCGCCACCATGTGGCTGATGCAGAACGCCATGCAGAAGCCCGACAATGCCGGTGCCGCATCCTACGACTACATGCATCTCTTCGGTCTGGTCGCGCTCGGCTATATGTGGGGCCGCATGGTCAAGACCGCGCAGGCGCAACTGGCTGCAGGCGAGGGCGACAAGGACATGCTGGAGCAGAAGCTCGTTGTGGGCCGCTTCTATATGGAACGCATCATGCCCGAATCCGCAGCGCATCTGGCCCGTATTTCTTCCGGATCAGACACCATGATGGGTCTTGCCGCGGAGGCATTCTGA
- a CDS encoding 3-hydroxyacyl-CoA dehydrogenase NAD-binding domain-containing protein, translating into MADYKNFTVETDADGIALVTWDMPDRSMNVFTEEVMNELDKIIDHVVATDAIKGAVLTSGKETFSGGADLTMLQKMLGLFETERQKDHDKAIKLLFDSAGRMSWLWRKLETCGKPWVSAINGTCMGGAFEISLACHGRVAADSDKVKMALPEVKVGIFPGAGGTQRVPRMAKTQEALQMLTTGQNLSPKKALGMGLVDQVVAPRKLVESAKKMIKDGLSPVKPWDEKGFKLPGGPVYSAAGANLWPPAIAILRRETQNNYPAASAILKCVYEGLLVPFDTALKIEQRYFTEIMQTTEAKMMIRSLFISLQELNKGARRPKDAPARKLKKVGVLGAGFMGAGIAFVTAKAGIPVVLIDRDQEAADKGKEHSAKLMDGLIKKGRATEDDKEKLLSLITATPDYNELDGAGLVIEAVFEDSNIKKEVTEKAEAVLKSTAVFASNTSTIPISALANNSKRPKNFIGIHFFSPVDKMMLVEIIMGKRTGDKALAVAMDYVRAIKKTPIVVNDTRGFYVNRCVLRYMQEAYSMLIEGVPAPMIENGAKMAGMPVGPLALTDETAIDLAQKIMKQTIRDLGEKAVDPRHMELIDTMVDKHGRHGRKNAKGFYDYPAKPAKKHLWAGLKDLFPQKAAEEVDIEEVKQRLLVTIALEAARVMEEGIVTDPREADVGSILAFGFAPYTGGALSYIDGMGVENFVALSKRLQKKYGKQFKAPKLLLDMAEKGETFYERFAPEGGAEMQKAA; encoded by the coding sequence ATGGCTGACTACAAGAACTTCACCGTCGAGACCGATGCAGACGGCATTGCGCTCGTCACATGGGACATGCCCGACCGCTCGATGAATGTCTTCACCGAAGAGGTGATGAACGAGCTCGACAAGATCATCGACCACGTGGTCGCGACCGACGCGATAAAGGGTGCTGTGCTCACCTCCGGCAAGGAAACCTTCTCCGGTGGTGCCGATCTCACCATGCTGCAGAAGATGCTTGGCCTGTTCGAGACGGAAAGGCAGAAGGATCACGACAAGGCGATCAAGCTGCTGTTCGACAGCGCCGGCCGGATGAGCTGGCTGTGGCGCAAGCTGGAGACCTGCGGCAAGCCCTGGGTCTCCGCCATCAACGGAACCTGCATGGGCGGCGCATTCGAAATTTCGCTGGCCTGCCATGGTCGCGTTGCCGCTGACAGCGACAAGGTGAAGATGGCGCTTCCCGAGGTGAAGGTTGGCATCTTCCCTGGTGCCGGTGGCACCCAGCGCGTGCCGCGCATGGCCAAGACCCAGGAAGCCCTGCAGATGCTGACGACGGGCCAGAACCTGTCGCCGAAAAAGGCACTCGGCATGGGCCTCGTCGACCAGGTCGTCGCACCGCGCAAGCTCGTCGAGAGCGCCAAGAAGATGATCAAGGATGGCCTGTCGCCGGTGAAGCCATGGGACGAGAAGGGCTTCAAGCTGCCGGGCGGCCCTGTCTATTCGGCAGCGGGTGCAAATCTCTGGCCACCGGCAATCGCCATTCTGCGCCGCGAGACGCAGAACAATTATCCCGCAGCCTCCGCGATCCTCAAATGCGTCTATGAAGGCCTGCTCGTACCCTTCGATACCGCGTTGAAGATCGAGCAGCGCTACTTCACCGAGATCATGCAGACGACCGAAGCGAAGATGATGATCCGCTCGCTCTTCATCTCGCTGCAGGAGCTCAACAAGGGCGCGCGCCGTCCCAAGGATGCGCCCGCACGCAAGCTGAAGAAGGTTGGCGTTCTTGGTGCAGGCTTCATGGGCGCAGGCATTGCCTTCGTCACGGCCAAGGCCGGCATCCCGGTGGTCTTGATCGACCGCGATCAGGAAGCTGCCGACAAGGGCAAGGAGCATTCCGCCAAGTTGATGGACGGCCTTATCAAGAAGGGCCGCGCAACCGAGGACGACAAGGAAAAGCTTCTCTCGCTCATCACCGCAACGCCCGACTATAACGAGCTGGACGGTGCGGGCCTCGTGATCGAGGCGGTGTTCGAGGATTCCAACATCAAGAAGGAAGTGACCGAGAAGGCCGAGGCGGTTTTGAAGTCCACGGCGGTATTCGCGTCCAACACTTCGACTATTCCCATCTCGGCTCTGGCCAATAACTCCAAGCGTCCGAAGAACTTCATCGGCATCCACTTCTTCTCGCCTGTCGACAAGATGATGCTGGTCGAGATCATCATGGGCAAGCGCACCGGCGACAAGGCGCTGGCAGTGGCCATGGACTATGTCCGCGCGATCAAGAAGACGCCGATCGTCGTCAACGACACGCGCGGCTTCTACGTCAATCGCTGCGTGCTGCGTTACATGCAGGAAGCCTATTCCATGCTGATCGAGGGCGTGCCTGCACCCATGATCGAGAATGGGGCGAAAATGGCCGGAATGCCGGTCGGACCCCTCGCCCTGACCGACGAAACGGCCATCGATCTGGCTCAGAAGATCATGAAGCAGACCATTCGCGATCTCGGCGAGAAAGCTGTCGACCCGCGCCATATGGAGCTGATCGACACGATGGTCGACAAGCATGGTCGTCATGGCCGCAAGAACGCCAAGGGCTTCTACGACTATCCAGCCAAGCCGGCCAAGAAGCATCTGTGGGCGGGTCTGAAGGACCTTTTCCCGCAGAAGGCTGCAGAAGAGGTGGATATCGAGGAGGTCAAGCAGCGTCTGCTCGTCACCATCGCCCTGGAAGCCGCACGCGTGATGGAAGAGGGCATTGTCACCGATCCGCGTGAGGCCGATGTCGGCTCCATCCTCGCCTTCGGCTTCGCGCCCTATACAGGTGGTGCGCTGTCTTACATCGACGGCATGGGCGTGGAGAACTTCGTCGCGCTCTCCAAGCGTTTGCAGAAGAAATACGGCAAGCAGTTCAAGGCGCCGAAGCTCCTGCTCGACATGGCCGAAAAGGGCGAAACCTTCTACGAGCGCTTCGCACCGGAAGGTGGCGCGGAGATGCAGAAGGCAGCTTGA
- a CDS encoding acyl-CoA dehydrogenase family protein — MLYDMANRFLSEEIAPRYEEFEKAECFDRQSWEKAGANGLLCASIPEEYGGSGGTYAHESVIAEAIGHVGVDGFGIALHNAIVAPYILHYGSEEQKKRWLPRMATGELIGAIAMTEPGAGSDLQGVKTRAERDGNQYRINGSKTFITNGQLANLVIVVTKTDPSKGAKGTSLLVVETDEVEGFERGRNLDKIGLKSNDTSELLFNDVRVPTANLLGTDEGQGFVQLMQQLPQERLLIGAQAISMIERALALTIEYVKERKAFGQRIIDFQNTQFKLAELKTEATIGRSFYNDCVARHLEGNLDTETASMAKYWLSDLQCKVTDECLQLFGGYGYMNEYPIARMYRDARVQRIYGGTNEIMKLLISRSL; from the coding sequence ATGCTCTACGACATGGCCAACCGGTTCCTCTCCGAAGAGATCGCACCTCGATACGAGGAGTTCGAAAAGGCCGAATGCTTCGACCGGCAAAGCTGGGAGAAGGCTGGCGCCAACGGGCTCCTCTGCGCCTCCATTCCGGAAGAATATGGCGGTTCGGGCGGCACCTACGCCCATGAAAGCGTGATTGCGGAAGCCATCGGCCATGTCGGCGTCGATGGCTTTGGCATCGCGCTCCACAACGCCATCGTCGCGCCCTACATCCTGCATTATGGCAGCGAGGAGCAGAAGAAGCGCTGGCTGCCCCGCATGGCAACGGGTGAACTTATCGGCGCTATCGCCATGACCGAACCGGGTGCGGGCTCCGACCTGCAAGGCGTGAAGACGCGCGCCGAACGCGACGGCAACCAATACCGCATCAACGGCTCCAAGACCTTCATTACCAACGGTCAGCTTGCCAATCTGGTCATAGTCGTCACCAAGACCGACCCGTCCAAGGGTGCCAAGGGCACGTCCCTTCTGGTCGTGGAGACCGACGAGGTGGAAGGCTTCGAGCGCGGGCGTAATCTCGACAAGATCGGGCTGAAGTCCAACGATACGTCGGAGCTTTTATTCAACGATGTGCGCGTGCCGACTGCTAATCTCCTCGGTACCGATGAAGGGCAGGGCTTCGTGCAACTGATGCAGCAGCTCCCCCAGGAGCGGCTTCTGATCGGCGCGCAGGCGATCTCCATGATCGAGCGCGCTCTGGCCCTGACCATCGAATACGTGAAGGAGCGCAAGGCTTTTGGCCAGCGTATCATCGATTTCCAGAACACCCAGTTCAAGCTGGCGGAGCTGAAGACCGAGGCCACGATCGGCCGCAGCTTCTACAATGATTGTGTGGCCCGCCATCTTGAGGGCAATCTCGACACCGAAACTGCGTCAATGGCCAAATATTGGCTGTCGGACCTGCAGTGCAAGGTAACCGACGAGTGCCTGCAGCTTTTCGGCGGCTATGGCTACATGAACGAATACCCCATCGCCCGCATGTATCGCGATGCGCGTGTCCAGCGCATCTATGGCGGGACCAATGAAATCATGAAGCTTCTGATCTCCAGAAGCCTGTGA
- a CDS encoding MerR family transcriptional regulator, with protein sequence MSEENAWSVSGDTAGGRTSYGAETYYRIGELSREFNVTLRALRFYEDKGLLQPKRRGTMRLYSSRDRARLKLILLGRKIGFPLRDIKQILDLYDPKGTNVQQLRMVLKKSERQMDRLEKQYIEIEEAVVELTNLISDIRDRLPEQGLKPEEAQRKAG encoded by the coding sequence ATGTCAGAAGAAAATGCCTGGTCCGTCAGTGGCGACACGGCGGGGGGCAGGACCTCTTACGGGGCTGAAACCTACTATCGCATCGGTGAACTTTCCCGCGAGTTCAACGTGACGCTGCGCGCGCTGCGCTTCTATGAAGACAAGGGCCTGCTGCAGCCGAAACGCCGCGGCACCATGCGCCTTTATTCCAGCCGCGACCGGGCACGCCTCAAGCTGATCCTTCTGGGTCGCAAGATCGGCTTCCCGCTGCGCGATATCAAGCAGATCCTCGATCTCTACGATCCCAAGGGAACCAATGTGCAGCAGCTGCGCATGGTGCTGAAAAAATCCGAGCGCCAGATGGACCGGTTGGAAAAGCAATATATCGAGATCGAGGAAGCAGTGGTCGAGCTGACAAACCTCATCAGCGACATTCGCGACAGGTTGCCCGAGCAGGGGCTCAAGCCCGAAGAAGCACAGCGCAAGGCCGGGTAG
- a CDS encoding peptidoglycan-binding protein: MNSKRSYLDNLNQGRTRRSGHSLDEINRTLDHLEDRLERALEPRERPRRAEEDIAERMRALSNEAAARFSDHAHHAPQRYHHEPMAPQRGWSAPEAAPRQRLERVAQDFSEARKQEQALTSISELARELQRLREDMGAMVNTGFNREFEGLRQEISRVTEALHHTPRDPRLHDELERISHTLEHLSSRSDDKSLKMLRLELEQVKGSIASLAREDSIRHLDQRWDAFEERMANGMREASDPALASLSHRVEEIAQAVSSLPHSMNLRSLEERVQTLATALEHFAGSQSQPDLYAMVEERLDEISRAISASVASTSTPGVDSRQLERIEARISSLAAQLDEVANDRPSEALAERLNALTQRIDTIATRIDVPEQAVERLSAHITQIAQRMDSMGSHGNADQLFQGLEERFAHLSDLIEKRQEDAIHQGFSLFQDLERRLLALDDKLNSQPKADDSAVMAAIDRRLAEFAERMEQRQAAGSDPQLVHSLEARLEDISSRLQQSAAVASHASFDQDVIRNLESQVALLSQQLSQPGHGATAETDDVAPRLESLERAISESRETLMEAARQAASQAVAALGSGNAQGDERLRDELQALEALTRKSDERNTKTFEAIHDTLLKIVNRLGSLEAGSVEAQAAALKMHVEDAPRLNPADGDDDYADFDEPQLPRTPAEAAAAAAEAALRDDRGEEAETKPNARSSMLGGLRALRQRKSRATQQSDEVRAEPDMLEIEPEGQAPEIEAEHLDMPLEPGSGTPDLNSIMRRVRDEKAAKETGSAAATATAGSDAAKADFIAAARRAAQAAAAEAEVSRKKTSADGSGEGGFSIGNIIGRRKKQLLLTLGAAAVIAGGAMTAQKFLQSDENQFMAQAVSGSADAESLAEAKPLPPEREAENVRVVEPEEEVQAASAMPAAEPAVADDSAGAQTVAAEAEIGDATDPEMEMAAADPEAAEAVAEEELLDAPVIDMSAIPAGIQPQALRVAASQGDAEAIYEIASRLAEGRGIAADLTEAAKWYEMAAEQGLAPAQYRLGNLYEKGTGVERDFEKAKTWYQLAAQQGNASAMHNLGVLFAMGADGAADNDSAARWFIEAADRGVTDSQFNLGVLYAKGVGVQRDLSEAYKWFDIASRAGDPDAASKRDEIAAAMAPADLAKAQGKAKLWQVREPDAEANIVDVRDEWRVGEDVDTTAGVDMKKAIQNIQAILNQVGFDAGAPDGIMGNKTRMALKAFQKANGLDATGEVNDQVVRALLQKHEALKQQ; encoded by the coding sequence ATGAACAGCAAACGGTCATATCTGGACAATCTCAATCAGGGGCGGACGCGGCGCTCGGGCCATTCGCTCGACGAGATCAACCGTACGCTTGATCATCTGGAAGATCGTCTGGAGCGCGCGCTTGAACCTCGCGAACGCCCCCGCCGAGCTGAAGAAGACATTGCCGAGCGCATGCGCGCGCTATCCAACGAAGCTGCAGCACGCTTCAGCGATCATGCGCACCATGCGCCACAGCGCTACCATCACGAGCCGATGGCACCGCAACGCGGCTGGTCAGCACCGGAAGCCGCTCCCCGCCAGCGTCTCGAGCGCGTCGCGCAGGATTTCTCCGAAGCGCGCAAGCAGGAGCAGGCGCTTACATCCATCAGCGAGCTCGCGCGCGAATTGCAGCGTCTGCGCGAAGACATGGGCGCGATGGTCAATACCGGCTTCAACCGGGAATTTGAGGGCCTGCGCCAGGAGATCTCGAGGGTCACCGAGGCCCTGCATCATACGCCCCGCGACCCGCGCCTGCATGATGAACTGGAACGCATCTCCCATACGCTCGAGCACCTGTCCTCACGCAGTGATGACAAGAGCCTCAAGATGCTGCGCCTGGAACTGGAGCAGGTGAAGGGCTCGATCGCCAGCCTCGCCCGCGAAGACAGCATTCGCCATCTCGACCAGCGCTGGGATGCGTTCGAAGAGCGTATGGCCAACGGCATGCGAGAGGCTTCCGATCCAGCACTCGCATCGCTCTCCCATCGGGTGGAAGAGATTGCGCAGGCTGTCTCCAGCCTGCCGCATTCCATGAATCTGCGGTCCCTGGAGGAACGTGTACAGACGCTTGCCACCGCCCTTGAGCATTTCGCGGGCTCGCAGAGCCAGCCGGATCTCTACGCCATGGTGGAAGAGCGTCTGGACGAGATTTCACGCGCCATCAGTGCTTCGGTGGCTTCCACCAGCACGCCGGGTGTCGATTCCCGCCAGCTCGAGCGCATCGAAGCGCGCATAAGCTCGCTTGCCGCCCAGCTGGATGAAGTTGCGAATGACCGACCTTCAGAGGCCCTTGCCGAGCGACTGAACGCACTGACACAGCGCATCGACACCATAGCCACGCGCATTGACGTGCCGGAACAGGCGGTTGAACGGCTTTCCGCCCATATCACCCAGATCGCGCAGCGCATGGACAGCATGGGCAGTCATGGCAATGCAGACCAGCTTTTCCAAGGCCTGGAAGAGCGATTCGCACATCTGTCCGACCTGATCGAAAAGCGCCAGGAAGATGCCATTCATCAGGGCTTTTCGCTCTTTCAGGATCTAGAGCGACGCCTGCTGGCGCTGGACGACAAGCTGAATTCACAACCGAAAGCCGATGACAGTGCGGTCATGGCGGCAATCGACCGTCGGCTTGCTGAATTTGCCGAGCGCATGGAGCAGAGGCAGGCGGCCGGTTCCGATCCTCAGCTCGTGCACTCGCTCGAGGCGCGTCTTGAAGACATCTCATCACGCCTGCAGCAGTCCGCAGCGGTCGCTTCGCATGCCTCGTTCGATCAGGATGTGATCCGCAATCTGGAATCACAGGTCGCACTACTCTCCCAGCAGCTTTCGCAGCCCGGTCATGGCGCGACAGCGGAAACGGATGACGTTGCTCCACGGCTTGAAAGCCTGGAGCGCGCCATATCCGAGAGCAGGGAAACCCTGATGGAAGCTGCACGCCAGGCTGCCAGCCAGGCGGTTGCAGCACTCGGTTCCGGCAATGCTCAGGGTGATGAGCGGCTGCGCGACGAATTGCAGGCTCTCGAGGCGCTTACGCGCAAATCCGATGAGCGCAACACGAAAACCTTCGAGGCGATCCACGATACGCTTCTGAAGATCGTCAACCGCCTGGGTTCCCTGGAAGCAGGTTCAGTCGAGGCACAGGCTGCCGCGCTCAAGATGCATGTCGAGGACGCTCCGCGTCTCAATCCTGCCGACGGCGACGACGATTATGCCGATTTCGATGAGCCTCAGCTGCCGCGCACGCCCGCGGAGGCCGCCGCGGCTGCTGCCGAAGCAGCCTTGCGCGATGATCGCGGCGAGGAAGCCGAGACAAAGCCGAACGCCAGATCATCCATGCTCGGTGGACTGCGCGCCCTGCGGCAGCGCAAGAGCCGTGCGACCCAACAGTCGGACGAGGTGCGCGCCGAGCCCGACATGCTCGAGATCGAGCCCGAGGGCCAGGCGCCGGAAATCGAGGCGGAACACCTGGACATGCCGCTTGAGCCGGGCAGTGGCACACCCGACCTCAATTCCATCATGCGCCGGGTGCGCGATGAGAAAGCCGCGAAGGAAACCGGTAGTGCGGCTGCAACCGCCACGGCGGGCTCAGATGCCGCGAAGGCCGACTTCATTGCCGCCGCCCGTCGTGCCGCGCAGGCTGCAGCAGCAGAGGCAGAAGTATCGCGCAAGAAAACCAGCGCCGACGGTTCCGGCGAAGGCGGCTTCAGCATCGGCAACATCATCGGTCGCCGCAAGAAGCAGTTGCTTCTGACCCTTGGTGCGGCTGCGGTGATCGCAGGTGGCGCCATGACCGCCCAGAAATTCCTGCAGAGCGACGAGAACCAGTTCATGGCACAGGCCGTGTCCGGAAGTGCCGACGCAGAAAGCCTTGCTGAAGCCAAGCCGCTTCCGCCCGAGCGCGAAGCAGAAAATGTTCGCGTCGTTGAACCGGAAGAAGAGGTCCAGGCCGCGTCAGCCATGCCGGCTGCCGAACCTGCGGTCGCGGATGATTCTGCCGGCGCACAGACGGTGGCTGCCGAAGCAGAGATCGGGGATGCGACTGATCCTGAAATGGAAATGGCCGCAGCCGATCCCGAAGCTGCAGAAGCAGTTGCGGAAGAAGAACTCCTCGATGCGCCCGTCATCGACATGTCTGCAATTCCCGCCGGCATTCAGCCGCAGGCGCTGCGTGTCGCTGCATCGCAAGGTGATGCCGAGGCGATTTACGAGATCGCAAGCCGCCTGGCCGAAGGCCGGGGTATCGCAGCCGATCTGACCGAAGCTGCAAAATGGTACGAGATGGCTGCCGAGCAGGGTCTTGCCCCTGCGCAATACCGGCTCGGCAATCTCTATGAGAAAGGCACCGGCGTCGAACGCGACTTCGAGAAGGCCAAGACCTGGTACCAGCTTGCCGCACAGCAGGGCAATGCAAGCGCCATGCACAATCTCGGAGTACTTTTCGCGATGGGTGCTGACGGCGCGGCTGACAATGATTCCGCAGCACGCTGGTTCATCGAAGCAGCGGATCGCGGCGTTACCGACAGCCAGTTCAATCTCGGCGTTCTCTATGCCAAGGGCGTGGGCGTGCAGCGTGACCTCAGCGAAGCCTACAAATGGTTCGACATAGCCTCACGCGCGGGGGATCCGGACGCAGCCTCCAAGCGTGACGAGATTGCTGCTGCAATGGCCCCGGCGGATCTGGCCAAGGCACAGGGCAAGGCCAAGCTGTGGCAGGTTCGCGAACCTGATGCCGAAGCCAATATTGTCGATGTGCGCGATGAATGGCGCGTCGGCGAGGACGTGGACACGACCGCCGGTGTCGACATGAAGAAGGCCATCCAGAACATTCAGGCCATTCTCAATCAGGTTGGCTTCGACGCCGGTGCTCCCGATGGCATCATGGGCAACAAGACGCGCATGGCGCTGAAGGCCTTCCAGAAGGCCAACGGACTCGATGCCACTGGCGAAGTCAACGACCAGGTCGTGCGGGCGCTGCTGCAGAAACATGAAGCGTTGAAGCAGCAATAG